A single region of the Anaerolineales bacterium genome encodes:
- the pstB gene encoding phosphate ABC transporter ATP-binding protein: protein MTAQANLATMNGLATRDNLALELHDLTVFYGEHRAVAGVNMAVQKSKITAYIGPSGCGKSTVLRSINRMNDLIPGARVEGEVLYHGNNLYAMGVDPVEVRRRIGMVFQKPNPFPKSIFDNVAYGPRLLGIRDKNVLTEIVETSLRAAVLWDEVKNDLKKSGLALSGGQQQRLCIARALATQPDLILMDEPCSALDPISTLRIEELMQELSSRYTIVLVTHNMQQAARVSHMTAFFLANETRTGTLIEYGQTTDMFTKPKDKRTEDYISGRFG from the coding sequence ATGACCGCACAAGCAAACCTTGCCACCATGAACGGATTGGCTACTAGGGACAACCTCGCCCTTGAACTGCACGATCTAACGGTTTTTTACGGTGAACATCGCGCCGTAGCTGGCGTGAACATGGCGGTTCAGAAAAGCAAAATCACCGCCTATATCGGACCTTCCGGCTGCGGAAAAAGCACTGTTTTACGCAGCATCAACCGCATGAACGACCTGATCCCGGGCGCACGGGTGGAAGGGGAAGTTCTTTATCATGGGAATAATCTCTATGCGATGGGCGTTGACCCCGTTGAAGTTCGCCGCCGTATCGGGATGGTTTTTCAGAAGCCAAACCCGTTTCCCAAAAGCATCTTCGATAATGTTGCCTATGGTCCGCGCTTGTTGGGCATCCGCGATAAGAACGTCCTCACTGAGATCGTTGAAACAAGCCTCCGGGCGGCAGTCTTATGGGATGAAGTCAAAAATGATCTGAAGAAATCAGGGTTGGCTCTCTCCGGTGGACAGCAGCAGCGGCTTTGTATTGCTCGCGCCCTCGCCACGCAACCCGATTTGATCCTGATGGACGAACCCTGTTCGGCGCTTGACCCCATCTCCACGCTGCGCATCGAAGAACTCATGCAAGAACTCTCTAGCCGTTACACGATTGTGTTGGTGACGCACAACATGCAGCAAGCGGCGCGGGTCAGCCATATGACAGCGTTCTTCCTCGCCAACGAAACGCGCACAGGGACGCTCATCGAATATGGGCAGACAACGGACATGTTCACCAAACCGAAGGATAAACGGACTGAGGATTACATTTCCGGGCGCTTTGGCTAG
- a CDS encoding class I SAM-dependent methyltransferase, with amino-acid sequence MRRSSVRLPLTAVHSAYDQLAEIYPPHAHNALMRVEEAAMLRHMPPLKGKRVLDLACGTGRYGRLAQEDGAAQVVGVDLSLSMLRSGVLSAAQARMDCLPFLAQTFEVVLCGLAIGHLPPSAMHTAYREIARILVPGGIALISDFHPYLALRGGQRRFTLSDGRQIAIAHFVYFLSDHFAAMRESSMILEQMDEPLTELGGEHIPAVMILRCIREEKER; translated from the coding sequence TTGCGACGTAGCTCTGTGAGACTGCCTCTGACGGCTGTTCACAGCGCTTATGATCAGTTGGCAGAAATCTACCCCCCGCACGCCCACAACGCCCTGATGCGCGTGGAAGAAGCGGCAATGCTGCGGCATATGCCCCCTCTAAAGGGGAAGCGCGTCCTTGACCTGGCCTGTGGGACGGGGCGTTATGGGCGCTTGGCACAAGAGGACGGCGCGGCACAGGTTGTTGGCGTTGACCTCAGTCTCTCGATGCTCCGCAGCGGCGTGCTGAGCGCCGCCCAAGCGCGGATGGACTGTCTTCCCTTCCTGGCGCAGACGTTCGAGGTTGTCTTGTGTGGGTTAGCAATAGGGCACCTCCCGCCATCAGCCATGCACACTGCCTATAGGGAGATCGCCCGCATCCTCGTTCCGGGCGGCATTGCCCTGATCAGCGATTTTCACCCCTACCTTGCCCTGCGTGGTGGGCAGAGGCGGTTCACACTTTCCGATGGTCGCCAGATTGCCATTGCCCACTTTGTATATTTTCTGTCAGATCATTTTGCAGCCATGCGTGAGTCCTCTATGATTCTAGAGCAGATGGATGAACCCCTTACAGAACTTGGCGGAGAGCATATCCCCGCTGTCATGATTTTACGGTGCATCCGAGAGGAGAAGGAACGATGA
- a CDS encoding N-acetylneuraminate synthase family protein produces MAKMVQIGEHSVGAGQPTFIVAEIGINHNGDMDICKRLIDAAIESGANAVKFQKRTIDVVYSAEELARPRENPFGATNGDLKYGLEFGVDQYAEIDAYCREKGILWFASCWDEGSVDFIEKFQPACYKIASASLTDDNLLRHHRQYKRPIILSTGMSTLEQIDHAVEVLGKDDLILLHTTSTYPSQLEELNLRVMHTLAARYPDVPVGYSGHEVGLAPSIAAAALGAVMIERHITLDRAMWGSDQAASVEPQGFARMVKDIRAIEIALGDGVKVVYESEKSIIKKLRRVGA; encoded by the coding sequence ATGGCGAAGATGGTACAGATTGGTGAGCATTCCGTTGGCGCAGGGCAACCTACATTCATCGTTGCCGAGATCGGCATTAACCACAACGGGGATATGGACATTTGCAAGCGCCTGATTGACGCTGCCATCGAGAGCGGCGCCAATGCCGTAAAATTTCAGAAGCGAACGATTGATGTGGTCTATTCGGCGGAAGAACTCGCCCGCCCCCGCGAAAATCCCTTTGGTGCGACGAATGGCGATCTTAAATATGGGTTAGAATTTGGGGTCGATCAGTATGCCGAGATCGACGCCTACTGCCGCGAGAAGGGCATTCTGTGGTTTGCCTCGTGTTGGGATGAGGGGTCGGTAGATTTCATTGAGAAATTCCAGCCCGCCTGCTACAAGATTGCCTCTGCCTCGCTCACCGATGACAACCTCCTCCGTCACCACCGCCAGTACAAACGCCCGATTATCCTCAGCACAGGGATGAGTACACTAGAGCAAATCGATCATGCGGTGGAGGTTTTGGGTAAGGATGATTTGATTCTGCTCCACACGACAAGCACCTATCCTTCCCAGTTGGAAGAACTCAATCTGCGAGTGATGCATACCCTTGCCGCCCGTTACCCCGATGTTCCCGTCGGTTACAGCGGGCATGAGGTGGGACTTGCCCCCTCCATCGCGGCGGCGGCGCTTGGGGCGGTGATGATCGAACGGCACATCACGCTGGATCGCGCCATGTGGGGCAGCGACCAAGCGGCAAGCGTCGAACCCCAAGGGTTCGCCCGCATGGTGAAAGATATTCGTGCCATTGAGATCGCCCTCGGTGACGGCGTGAAGGTTGTCTACGAGAGCGAAAAATCGATCATCAAAAAATTGCGCCGCGTGGGGGCATAA
- a CDS encoding SDR family oxidoreductase, producing the protein MTHTVSVQETLSLRDRVAVITGGAGLLGIKHAEAVAEMGGSPVLVDISAERVATAAADLQARTGCGALGIHADITNPDSVRGILEQTLAAFGRVDILINNAANNPKVEAAAGQQWSRLENFPLSVWEQDIAVGVTGAYLCSQVIGAELARRGKGVILNIASDLAVIAPDQRIYRQPGLPDDQQMVKPVTYSVVKAALVGLTRYLATYWAEQGVRANALSPGGVFNGQDEAFVARLTNLIPMGRMAAQDEYKAAVVFLVSDASAYMTGVNVVIDGGRTVW; encoded by the coding sequence ATAACACACACCGTGTCCGTCCAAGAGACACTCTCCCTTCGGGATCGCGTCGCCGTCATTACCGGAGGGGCGGGCTTGCTTGGCATCAAGCACGCGGAGGCAGTTGCCGAGATGGGCGGCAGCCCCGTCCTTGTGGACATCAGCGCGGAGCGGGTGGCTACCGCCGCCGCTGACCTCCAAGCGCGGACGGGCTGTGGGGCGTTGGGCATCCACGCCGACATTACGAATCCTGATTCGGTGCGGGGCATTCTTGAACAAACGCTCGCCGCCTTTGGGCGGGTGGACATCCTGATCAACAACGCGGCGAACAACCCAAAGGTTGAAGCGGCGGCGGGTCAGCAGTGGTCGCGCTTGGAAAATTTCCCTCTAAGCGTGTGGGAGCAAGATATTGCCGTTGGGGTGACGGGGGCGTACCTCTGTTCCCAAGTGATTGGTGCGGAATTGGCGCGGCGCGGAAAGGGTGTGATCCTCAACATCGCCTCTGATCTCGCCGTGATCGCCCCTGATCAGCGGATTTACCGCCAGCCCGGGCTGCCCGACGACCAGCAAATGGTAAAACCGGTGACTTATTCTGTGGTGAAGGCTGCCCTTGTTGGGTTGACGCGCTATTTGGCAACCTATTGGGCGGAACAGGGCGTGCGGGCAAACGCGCTGAGTCCGGGCGGCGTCTTTAATGGGCAAGATGAGGCATTCGTTGCCCGCCTGACAAACCTGATCCCGATGGGACGCATGGCGGCACAGGATGAATACAAAGCCGCCGTTGTGTTCCTTGTTTCTGACGCTTCCGCCTACATGACAGGGGTGAATGTTGTCATTGATGGCGGGCGGACGGTGTGGTAA
- the pstA gene encoding phosphate ABC transporter permease PstA codes for MSDQAIQPIHPALQNTALFEKALAHRNRRAALWRMIYLGASVFALLALVILFLTIVDKVFGLGVRTYDIRPAELSTKPLETLSEAELGAIMVEKIGVRRLRVIVRDNLLGKTIDPARLSTESIGQLFANCQYPAEIAEKMYSELDATNLVALLESNVDQAGLYAIVSKDVLQPRIVQFFPLLQTLFNRSSVEATFQANYPKDELVWHSWLNLSFLTTEFTRDPATTGLRIAILGTIYILLLTIFISIPLGIGAAIYLEEYAKHTRFTAFLETLIRNLAGVPSIIYGMLGLAIFVRALGDEAGLTNGRFVGITDTNGRTILSAAFTMSLLILPVIIINSQEAIRAVPSSLREASFGIGATRWQTIWRTVLPAGIPGILTGVILSLARAVGETAPLLVVGGLTFTTLDPNGIFSKFSVIPIQIFAWTSEPDPRYKNVAAAAILTLLVILLTLNATAIVLRQRYSKKLRG; via the coding sequence ATGAGCGATCAAGCCATTCAGCCAATCCATCCTGCCCTGCAAAACACCGCCTTGTTTGAAAAAGCCTTAGCACACCGTAACCGTCGGGCGGCACTATGGCGCATGATCTATTTGGGTGCGAGTGTTTTCGCGCTGCTGGCGCTGGTGATTCTTTTCCTGACTATTGTGGATAAAGTCTTTGGGTTGGGCGTGCGCACCTATGACATACGCCCCGCCGAACTTAGCACAAAGCCCTTAGAGACGCTCAGCGAGGCGGAACTCGGCGCGATTATGGTCGAAAAAATCGGGGTGCGCCGCCTGCGGGTCATTGTGCGCGATAACCTGTTGGGCAAAACCATCGATCCAGCGCGGCTTAGCACGGAATCTATTGGGCAGCTTTTCGCTAACTGTCAATACCCTGCCGAAATTGCGGAGAAAATGTACAGCGAATTGGACGCTACCAATTTGGTGGCACTTTTGGAGAGCAACGTTGACCAAGCCGGGTTGTACGCCATCGTCAGCAAAGATGTGCTGCAACCGCGCATTGTTCAATTTTTCCCCCTCTTGCAAACCCTTTTTAACCGGAGCAGTGTAGAGGCAACCTTTCAGGCAAACTATCCGAAAGACGAACTTGTTTGGCACTCGTGGTTGAACCTCTCGTTCCTCACCACAGAGTTCACCCGCGACCCCGCCACCACCGGCTTGCGCATCGCCATTTTGGGGACGATTTACATCCTCCTTTTGACGATATTCATCTCTATCCCGCTTGGGATTGGCGCGGCGATTTACCTTGAGGAATACGCCAAACACACCCGCTTCACCGCCTTTTTGGAGACGCTCATCCGCAACCTTGCGGGCGTTCCCTCGATTATCTATGGGATGCTTGGGTTGGCGATCTTCGTGCGGGCATTGGGCGATGAGGCTGGTCTGACAAATGGGCGCTTTGTTGGAATCACCGACACGAACGGGCGGACGATCCTCTCCGCCGCCTTCACTATGTCCCTGCTCATTCTTCCTGTGATTATCATCAACAGCCAAGAAGCAATCCGCGCCGTGCCATCCTCGCTGCGGGAGGCAAGTTTTGGTATTGGGGCGACGCGCTGGCAGACGATCTGGCGGACTGTCCTACCAGCGGGCATTCCCGGTATCCTCACCGGTGTGATCCTCTCCCTAGCGCGGGCAGTGGGGGAAACAGCGCCCCTTCTGGTGGTGGGCGGGCTGACCTTTACCACACTTGACCCCAACGGCATCTTCTCAAAGTTCAGCGTGATCCCTATTCAGATTTTCGCCTGGACAAGCGAACCTGACCCGCGCTATAAGAATGTTGCTGCCGCTGCCATTCTGACCTTGTTGGTAATTTTGCTCACCTTGAACGCCACTGCCATTGTCTTACGTCAGCGCTATAGCAAGAAATTACGAGGGTAA
- a CDS encoding tetratricopeptide repeat protein — protein sequence MNTDYELAQQLWQDGYQRQMSGAAGGIDEAIQLYQESIMTYPTAEAHTYLGWAYSLKGRFEEAIRECEIAIRLDPDFGNPYNDIGAYILAMDRPLEAIEWFERAIDAPRYDHPAFPHMNIARARLKLGEVYAALSSLRRAFQIDPGYLPAVNAYYDILTKLN from the coding sequence ATGAATACCGATTATGAGTTAGCCCAACAACTGTGGCAAGATGGCTACCAACGACAAATGTCGGGTGCGGCAGGGGGTATTGACGAGGCGATTCAGCTTTACCAAGAGTCCATCATGACCTACCCAACGGCGGAAGCGCACACCTATTTGGGGTGGGCGTACAGCCTGAAAGGGCGTTTTGAAGAGGCCATTCGCGAATGTGAGATTGCTATTCGGCTTGACCCCGATTTTGGCAACCCTTATAACGACATAGGCGCGTACATACTGGCGATGGATCGCCCCCTAGAGGCAATCGAGTGGTTTGAGCGGGCAATTGACGCGCCGCGTTATGATCACCCCGCCTTCCCTCATATGAACATTGCCCGCGCCCGCCTGAAATTAGGGGAGGTCTACGCGGCATTAAGTTCGCTGCGGCGAGCCTTCCAGATTGATCCCGGCTATTTGCCGGCTGTGAACGCCTACTACGACATCCTAACAAAGTTGAATTAG
- the trxA gene encoding thioredoxin — MGKHTFEVTDATFQQEVLDSETPVLIDFWAEWCGPCKMIAPHVEDIAEEFAGQLRVGKFDVDSNPIAPETYGIQGIPTLLVFKGGEVAARLVGFRPKERLRTELATVLEKAKA, encoded by the coding sequence ATGGGTAAACATACCTTTGAAGTGACCGATGCAACTTTCCAGCAGGAGGTTCTTGATTCGGAAACCCCCGTGCTGATTGACTTTTGGGCAGAATGGTGCGGTCCGTGCAAGATGATCGCCCCCCATGTAGAGGATATCGCCGAGGAATTCGCCGGACAACTGCGCGTCGGCAAGTTCGATGTTGATAGCAACCCTATCGCCCCCGAAACCTATGGCATTCAGGGTATCCCTACCTTGCTTGTCTTTAAGGGCGGCGAAGTGGCGGCACGCTTGGTTGGCTTCCGTCCGAAGGAACGCCTGCGTACTGAATTGGCAACCGTCTTGGAGAAAGCGAAGGCGTAA
- a CDS encoding carbohydrate ABC transporter permease, with amino-acid sequence MTAVLSSAKPKAGGTGLNPRRFAIYAALIIACILFLVPVYLVLTTSLKAPSEVNLERVWSLPQGFRLDSFVTAFNTLSPNFVNSLLLTLPATALSALLGSLNGYILSKWKFPGAGIIFPLMLFGMFIPYQSILIPLFQFISGVRIGEYRLTGNLVGLILTHVIYGLPITTLIFRNYYAEIPGEMMEAGQIDGAGFWRLYANIVFPLSLPGFVVVIIWQFTQIWNEYLFAVMLTSEGSQPITVKLASLGGGQAIDFSLQMAGSFLTALPTLLVYILLGRYFIRGLLAGSVKG; translated from the coding sequence ATGACCGCTGTACTTTCTTCTGCCAAGCCAAAGGCGGGCGGCACGGGCTTGAATCCGAGACGCTTCGCCATTTACGCCGCGCTGATTATTGCTTGTATCTTGTTCCTTGTGCCGGTGTACCTCGTCCTGACGACGAGCCTAAAAGCGCCGAGCGAAGTGAACTTGGAGCGGGTGTGGTCGCTGCCGCAAGGGTTTCGCCTCGATTCCTTCGTCACCGCCTTCAACACACTCAGCCCGAATTTCGTTAACAGCCTACTGTTGACCCTTCCGGCTACGGCGCTTTCGGCATTGTTGGGGTCGCTGAACGGGTACATCCTCAGCAAATGGAAGTTTCCCGGTGCGGGGATTATCTTCCCCTTGATGCTTTTTGGGATGTTCATCCCCTACCAAAGCATCTTGATTCCCCTCTTTCAGTTCATCAGTGGGGTGCGCATTGGGGAATACCGCCTGACCGGAAATCTCGTCGGGCTGATCTTGACCCATGTGATCTACGGGCTGCCAATCACGACCCTCATTTTCCGCAACTACTACGCGGAGATTCCGGGGGAGATGATGGAGGCGGGTCAGATCGATGGGGCAGGCTTTTGGCGGCTTTACGCAAACATCGTTTTTCCTCTTTCGTTGCCTGGATTCGTTGTGGTGATCATTTGGCAGTTCACCCAAATTTGGAATGAGTACCTCTTTGCCGTCATGCTCACCAGCGAGGGATCGCAGCCGATCACCGTGAAGCTCGCTAGTTTAGGCGGCGGACAGGCAATCGATTTCAGCTTGCAAATGGCGGGGTCGTTCCTAACGGCATTGCCAACACTGTTGGTCTATATCCTGTTAGGGCGGTATTTCATTCGTGGTCTGCTGGCGGGGTCGGTGAAAGGCTAG
- the hrcA gene encoding heat-inducible transcription repressor HrcA yields the protein MTTDANHLPELTERQEKILTLIVQEYTNSPEPVGSKYLAETHLATISSATIRNEMARLEELGLLAAPHTSAGRIPTEAGYRYFVRSLMANPDHDLSAADKHLIRQDFERTPSDLAMWLRTAATTLARTTRSATMVTAPRAPASYFKHLALLATHGRMVMMVLVMQSGDVRQQMFTLAESYTQDHLSAATNKLNTMCAGLDADQLQALIPSFESDLEREVFDLVVEALRDLDPLAANAYRGGLSDALFEFPDSQSAQQAVRLIEGQRGLEPIMDEAAEQPIGEVRVLIAGDGRWEAIRHLSVVLSRYGVSGRAVGTLIVIGPTRMRYGRAISAAGYVSGMITNLMLGVYGVGEE from the coding sequence ATGACTACAGACGCAAATCATCTCCCAGAACTTACGGAGCGTCAAGAAAAAATTCTTACGCTCATTGTTCAGGAATACACCAACAGCCCTGAACCCGTCGGCAGCAAGTACCTTGCCGAAACACACCTTGCCACCATCAGCAGCGCGACCATCCGCAACGAAATGGCGCGGTTAGAAGAATTGGGCTTGCTTGCTGCGCCGCACACTTCCGCCGGACGGATTCCCACTGAAGCGGGCTACCGTTATTTCGTCCGCTCCCTCATGGCGAACCCCGACCATGATCTGAGCGCCGCCGACAAACACCTGATTCGGCAAGATTTTGAACGCACCCCTAGCGACCTTGCCATGTGGCTGCGCACAGCGGCGACGACCCTTGCCCGCACCACCCGTTCGGCAACAATGGTGACCGCCCCTCGCGCCCCGGCAAGTTACTTTAAACATCTTGCCTTGCTCGCCACACATGGGCGGATGGTGATGATGGTGTTGGTGATGCAAAGTGGCGATGTCCGCCAGCAAATGTTCACCCTTGCCGAAAGCTATACCCAAGATCATCTGAGTGCGGCGACAAACAAGCTGAACACGATGTGTGCTGGGTTGGATGCCGATCAGTTGCAAGCGCTCATCCCGTCTTTTGAAAGCGATCTTGAACGGGAAGTGTTCGATCTGGTTGTGGAAGCCCTGCGCGATCTCGATCCACTGGCGGCGAACGCCTATCGAGGGGGACTTAGTGATGCCCTTTTTGAGTTTCCCGACAGCCAGAGCGCCCAACAAGCCGTTCGGCTGATTGAAGGGCAGCGCGGCTTAGAACCGATTATGGATGAGGCTGCCGAACAACCGATTGGCGAGGTGCGCGTTTTGATCGCTGGCGATGGACGTTGGGAAGCGATTCGTCACCTGAGCGTTGTCCTCAGCCGCTATGGAGTGTCGGGGCGGGCGGTGGGGACGTTGATCGTCATTGGACCAACGCGGATGCGCTATGGGCGGGCAATTTCAGCAGCGGGCTATGTCTCTGGGATGATTACCAATCTGATGCTTGGGGTGTATGGTGTGGGTGAGGAGTGA
- a CDS encoding sugar ABC transporter permease — translation MVGRFSRDRLMAIAVLLPSVILLAIFVYGFIAQTVYYSLTDWATMQENPTINFIGTRNYVDLFTNNTNLSNLRFRISLTNTIFFTLFFIALCLILGLALAILLDQKIRGESIFRTIFLFPMALSFVVTGTVWRWLFNPRSGFNTLPTVVGSPPLPPQQFPWMTDTRTGLNFSWGAAVHIIILLVVVGFIVVAVRAAMKRRPGAAVIAGIAAASLVGWFFLSGLSDAFMQVSASKLYGLNYALFTVVVAAVWQMSGYTMAMYLAGLRGIPEELREAARVDGCNEWGVYRHVVLPLLQPITLSAIIILGHISLKIFDLVFVMAGANNLYMDVPGVQMWTQFRGNNFSYGAAIAVVMLVLVALVIVPYLISQLRSSEAR, via the coding sequence ATGGTCGGACGTTTTTCTCGTGATCGGTTGATGGCAATCGCCGTATTGTTGCCCTCAGTGATCCTCTTGGCAATCTTCGTCTACGGCTTCATCGCCCAAACGGTCTACTACTCTCTGACCGATTGGGCAACCATGCAAGAAAATCCAACGATTAATTTCATTGGCACACGCAATTACGTTGATCTCTTCACCAACAACACAAATCTCTCGAACCTCCGCTTTCGTATTTCGCTGACGAATACGATCTTTTTCACCTTGTTTTTCATTGCCTTGTGCTTGATCTTAGGCTTGGCGTTGGCGATCCTCTTGGATCAGAAAATTCGTGGGGAGTCGATCTTCCGCACCATTTTTCTCTTTCCGATGGCGCTCTCGTTTGTGGTCACGGGGACGGTCTGGCGTTGGCTGTTTAACCCCCGCAGTGGGTTCAACACCCTCCCTACCGTCGTCGGCAGTCCGCCCTTGCCACCGCAGCAGTTCCCTTGGATGACGGATACTCGCACGGGGCTAAACTTCAGTTGGGGGGCAGCCGTCCACATCATCATCCTTTTGGTGGTCGTCGGGTTCATCGTTGTGGCGGTACGCGCCGCCATGAAACGCCGTCCAGGAGCGGCAGTCATTGCCGGAATCGCGGCGGCGAGTCTGGTTGGGTGGTTTTTCCTCAGCGGGCTGTCCGATGCTTTCATGCAGGTGAGCGCCAGCAAACTATACGGCTTAAACTATGCCTTGTTCACCGTTGTTGTCGCCGCTGTATGGCAAATGTCCGGCTACACCATGGCGATGTACCTTGCCGGTCTGCGTGGCATCCCCGAAGAACTTCGTGAGGCGGCGCGGGTCGATGGCTGCAATGAGTGGGGCGTCTACCGCCATGTGGTACTGCCCCTTTTACAACCGATCACGCTCAGCGCGATCATCATCCTCGGTCATATCTCGCTGAAAATCTTCGACCTCGTGTTCGTTATGGCAGGGGCAAACAACCTCTACATGGATGTCCCCGGCGTTCAGATGTGGACACAGTTCCGAGGAAACAATTTCAGCTACGGCGCAGCAATCGCCGTCGTCATGTTGGTCTTGGTCGCCCTTGTGATCGTTCCCTACCTCATCAGTCAATTGCGTTCCTCGGAGGCACGTTAA
- a CDS encoding SGNH/GDSL hydrolase family protein — MFIRRLIGLSFIGILLFTTLGFSSTGISRAQDERGMERYAAQFTGEVGAAMVKIAQRGRTNGLHLNVFSTAGDCHVADNWFIQFYKDGRSYNLGNYHWLQTVLDYYTEGSFLNRSWAHEGGFTSAAILDPTWADPKACVADESPILCEIRVHRPAVIIIEVGVIDLAIGTPPERFESSLNRIIDAALDAGVIPMLATMPQRPRYFRQAIALNDTVRSVAAGRTLPLIDLAAAIDALPNHGVATDNLHLSPGNAFISADFRYMEDGFTIWNFLVLQSLYNTIPILNWSQAESVQN, encoded by the coding sequence ATGTTCATTCGCCGCCTTATTGGGCTTTCCTTTATTGGGATACTACTGTTCACTACCTTAGGCTTTTCCTCTACCGGAATCAGTCGCGCTCAAGATGAACGTGGCATGGAGCGCTATGCGGCGCAGTTCACTGGCGAGGTTGGCGCGGCAATGGTCAAGATTGCCCAACGGGGGCGCACGAATGGGCTGCACCTCAACGTGTTCTCAACGGCGGGTGATTGCCATGTTGCCGATAACTGGTTCATTCAGTTTTACAAGGATGGACGTTCCTACAACCTCGGTAACTACCACTGGCTGCAAACCGTCCTTGATTACTACACGGAAGGATCGTTTTTGAATCGCAGTTGGGCGCACGAGGGGGGCTTCACCAGTGCCGCCATTCTTGATCCGACATGGGCAGACCCCAAAGCCTGCGTCGCTGACGAAAGCCCGATCTTATGCGAAATTCGGGTGCATCGTCCAGCGGTGATCATCATTGAAGTGGGGGTTATTGATCTCGCCATTGGGACACCCCCGGAGCGGTTCGAGTCCAGCCTGAATCGGATTATTGATGCCGCGCTTGATGCCGGTGTGATCCCCATGCTTGCCACCATGCCGCAGCGTCCGCGTTATTTCCGCCAAGCCATTGCGCTCAACGACACTGTGCGGAGCGTTGCCGCCGGACGCACCCTGCCTTTGATTGACCTCGCCGCTGCTATTGATGCTCTCCCCAATCATGGGGTGGCGACAGATAATCTTCACCTTAGCCCGGGCAACGCCTTCATCAGCGCCGATTTCCGCTATATGGAGGATGGCTTCACCATTTGGAACTTCCTCGTCTTGCAATCGCTCTACAATACCATTCCTATTTTGAATTGGTCGCAAGCGGAGAGCGTTCAGAACTAG